A single window of Strix uralensis isolate ZFMK-TIS-50842 chromosome 28, bStrUra1, whole genome shotgun sequence DNA harbors:
- the FHIP2B gene encoding FHF complex subunit HOOK-interacting protein 2B isoform X1: MLSRLGALLQQAVEMREPSLDLLEAFTEHWKGITGYYLEATDESVPARQTDIPWRLKQMLDILVYEEKQRPAGETGPCLEYLLQHKVLETLGTLGKAEYPPGMRQQVLLFFSRVLGQVQHPLLHYLNVHRPVQKLLQLSGDHLGSGTEKEEVQFAAVLCAKIKQDPTLLTHILEGKSVLNGKRAQELPACPVEEGAEHPLGTAAAAEPSPPRRDSNLVTALVGLSKSKKSRVALKARENLLLLVGLAQEAAAACLVRSSALCQLLTEHLCDLYSAVPTCTDPADILAMERVSWRSQGDAADDGVFPGKESLAAFFGWLDYLDEVVVGAHPVVADAISEAVEERFFQGILQPQLLQMSELDVLRATAVLTGTVQQIRAPPLLHCLVLFLLGPDRHPEIPGDTPHPLRTQLINRCNHLSDEISLASLRLFEELLQKPHEHVTHSLALRNLEARGYLQRNPPAPDERGPLEPDPEDGLDLEEDPYFTDGFPDAGFGMAKIPLPASAPSGKGQVSEVVSSFLCLVPEEAKTSSCMEEGGYDTYVHDALGTVQACRASAAPWGWPPAPRPLDACHPEGTFYEGHFLKVLFDRMAQILDQPYSLNLQVTSVLSRLATFPHPHLHEYLLDPYLNLAPGCRSLFSVLVRVIGDLMQRLQRVPHFRAKLLLVRRQLMGLVPGEQMDHTMLFKGVVVLEEFCKELAAIALVKGPPEGPP, encoded by the exons atGCTGAGCCGTTTAGGCGCGTTGCTGCAGCAAGCGGTGGAGATG CGGGAGCCCAGCTTGGACCTGCTGGAAGCCTTCACCGAGCACTGGAAGGGCATCACCGGCTACTACCTGGAGGCCACGG ACGAGAGCGTCCCCGCCAGACAGACGGACATCCCTTGGCGCCTCAAGCAGATGCTGGACATCCTGGTCTACGAGGAAAAACAGCGGCCGGCCGGGGAGACGGGGCCGTGCCTCGagtacctgctgcagcacaaggTCCTGGAGACCCTCGGCACGCTGGGCAAGGCCGAG tacccccccgGGATGAGGCAGCAGGTCCTCCTCTTCTTCAGCCGGGTGCTGGGGCAGGTGCAGCACCCGCTCCTGCACTACCTCAACGTTCACCGGCCGGTGCAG AAATTGCTCCAGCTCAGCGGTGACCACCTGGGCTCTGGCACGGAGAAGGAGGAGGTGCAGTTCGCTGCCGTTCTCTGCGCCAAGATCAAgcaggatcccaccctgctgaCGCACATCCTGGAG ggCAAGAGTGTCCTGAATGGGAAGAGAGCCCAGGAGCTGCCAGCCTGCCCCGTGGAAGAGGGTGCGGAGCATCCCCTGGGCACCGCAGCCGCTGCTGAGCCCTCCCCGCCACGGCGGGACAGCAACCTCGTCACAGCCTTGGTGGGGCTGAGCAAGAGCAAG aaGAGCAGGGTCGCGCTGAAGGCTCGGGAAAACCTGCTCTTGCTGGTCGGGCTCGCCCAGGAGGCGgctgctgcctgcctggtgcGGAGCAGCGCCCTGTGCCAGCTGCTGACGGAGCATCTCTGTGACCTCTACAGCGCTGTGCCCACCTGCACGGACCCCGCCGACATCCTCGCCATGGAGAGGGTCAGCTGGAG GTCACAGGGTGATGCTGCCGACGACGGGGTTTTCCCAGGGAAGGAGAGCCTGGCTGCCTTCTTCGGCTGGCTGGACTACCTCGATGAGGTGGTGGTGGGCGCCCACCCG GTCGTGGCAGATGCCATCAGCGAGGCCGTGGAGGAAAGGTTTTTCCAGGGCATCCTGCAGCCGCAGCTCCTGCAGAT GTCCGAGCTCGACGTCCTCCGCGCCACGGCCGTGCTGACGGGCACTGTACAGCAGATCCGCGCCCCTCCCCTGCTCCACTGCCTCGTGCTCTTCCTGCTGGGACCAGACCGGCACCCCGAGATCCCAGGGGACACCCCTCATCCTCTGCGCACCCAACTCATCAACCGCTGCAACCACCTCTCCGACGAG ATCAGCCTGGCCAGCCTGCGGCTCTTCGAGGAGCTCCTGCAGAAACCCCACGAGCACGTAACGCACAGCCTGGCCCTGAGGAACCTGGAAGCCAGGGGCTACCTACAGCGCAACCCCCCCGCGCCCGACGAGCGCGGACCCCTTGAGCCGGACCCTGAGGATGGGCT GGACCTGGAGGAGGATCCATATTTCACCGACGGATTCCCAGACGCCGGCTTTGGGATGGCGAAAATTCCTCTGCCGGCATCGGCCCCGTCGGGCAAGGGGCAAGTGAGCGAGGTGGTCAGCAG CTTCCTCTGCTTGGTCCCGGAAGAGGCGAAAACCTCCTCGTGCATGGAAGAAGGTGGCTACGACACCTACGTGCACGATGCCCTGGGCACG GTCCAGGCGTGCCGTGCCAGCGCAGCCCCATGGGggtggcccccagccccccggcccctCGACGCCTGCCACCCCGAAGGGACATTTTACGAGGGTCACTTCCTCAAGGTGCTGTTTGACCGCATGGCCCAGATCCTGGACCAG ccctacAGCTTGAACCTGCAGGTGACCTCGGTGCTGTCCCGCCTGGCCACCTTCCCTCACCCCCACCTCCACGAGTACCTGCTGGACCCCTACCTCAACCTGGCACCCGGCTGCCGCTCACTCTTCTCTGTCCTCGTCAGG GTGATCGGGGACCTGATGCAGCGGCTGCAGCGTGTGCCCCATTTCAGGGCCAAGCTGCTCCTGGTGCGCCGGCAGCTCATGGGGCTGGTGCCCGGAGAGCA GATGGACCACACGATGCTCTTCaagggggtggtggtgctggaggaGTTCTGCAAGGAGCTGGCTGCCATCGCCCTGGTCAAGGGACCGCCGGAGGGGCCCCCCTGA
- the FHIP2B gene encoding FHF complex subunit HOOK-interacting protein 2B isoform X3: MLSRLGALLQQAVEMREPSLDLLEAFTEHWKGITGYYLEATDESVPARQTDIPWRLKQMLDILVYEEKQRPAGETGPCLEYLLQHKVLETLGTLGKAEYPPGMRQQVLLFFSRVLGQVQHPLLHYLNVHRPVQKLLQLSGDHLGSGTEKEEVQFAAVLCAKIKQDPTLLTHILEGKSVLNGKRAQELPACPVEEGAEHPLGTAAAAEPSPPRRDSNLVTALVGLSKSKKSRVALKARENLLLLVGLAQEAAAACLVRSSALCQLLTEHLCDLYSAVPTCTDPADILAMERVSWRSQGDAADDGVFPGKESLAAFFGWLDYLDEVVVGAHPVVADAISEAVEERFFQGILQPQLLQMSELDVLRATAVLTGTVQQIRAPPLLHCLVLFLLGPDRHPEIPGDTPHPLRTQLINRCNHLSDEISLASLRLFEELLQKPHEHVTHSLALRNLEARGYLQRNPPAPDERGPLEPDPEDGLDLEEDPYFTDGFPDAGFGMAKIPLPASAPSGKGQVSEVVSSFLCLVPEEAKTSSCMEEGGYDTYVHDALGTVQACRASAAPWGWPPAPRPLDACHPEGTFYEGHFLKVLFDRMAQILDQVIGDLMQRLQRVPHFRAKLLLVRRQLMGLVPGEQMDHTMLFKGVVVLEEFCKELAAIALVKGPPEGPP, translated from the exons atGCTGAGCCGTTTAGGCGCGTTGCTGCAGCAAGCGGTGGAGATG CGGGAGCCCAGCTTGGACCTGCTGGAAGCCTTCACCGAGCACTGGAAGGGCATCACCGGCTACTACCTGGAGGCCACGG ACGAGAGCGTCCCCGCCAGACAGACGGACATCCCTTGGCGCCTCAAGCAGATGCTGGACATCCTGGTCTACGAGGAAAAACAGCGGCCGGCCGGGGAGACGGGGCCGTGCCTCGagtacctgctgcagcacaaggTCCTGGAGACCCTCGGCACGCTGGGCAAGGCCGAG tacccccccgGGATGAGGCAGCAGGTCCTCCTCTTCTTCAGCCGGGTGCTGGGGCAGGTGCAGCACCCGCTCCTGCACTACCTCAACGTTCACCGGCCGGTGCAG AAATTGCTCCAGCTCAGCGGTGACCACCTGGGCTCTGGCACGGAGAAGGAGGAGGTGCAGTTCGCTGCCGTTCTCTGCGCCAAGATCAAgcaggatcccaccctgctgaCGCACATCCTGGAG ggCAAGAGTGTCCTGAATGGGAAGAGAGCCCAGGAGCTGCCAGCCTGCCCCGTGGAAGAGGGTGCGGAGCATCCCCTGGGCACCGCAGCCGCTGCTGAGCCCTCCCCGCCACGGCGGGACAGCAACCTCGTCACAGCCTTGGTGGGGCTGAGCAAGAGCAAG aaGAGCAGGGTCGCGCTGAAGGCTCGGGAAAACCTGCTCTTGCTGGTCGGGCTCGCCCAGGAGGCGgctgctgcctgcctggtgcGGAGCAGCGCCCTGTGCCAGCTGCTGACGGAGCATCTCTGTGACCTCTACAGCGCTGTGCCCACCTGCACGGACCCCGCCGACATCCTCGCCATGGAGAGGGTCAGCTGGAG GTCACAGGGTGATGCTGCCGACGACGGGGTTTTCCCAGGGAAGGAGAGCCTGGCTGCCTTCTTCGGCTGGCTGGACTACCTCGATGAGGTGGTGGTGGGCGCCCACCCG GTCGTGGCAGATGCCATCAGCGAGGCCGTGGAGGAAAGGTTTTTCCAGGGCATCCTGCAGCCGCAGCTCCTGCAGAT GTCCGAGCTCGACGTCCTCCGCGCCACGGCCGTGCTGACGGGCACTGTACAGCAGATCCGCGCCCCTCCCCTGCTCCACTGCCTCGTGCTCTTCCTGCTGGGACCAGACCGGCACCCCGAGATCCCAGGGGACACCCCTCATCCTCTGCGCACCCAACTCATCAACCGCTGCAACCACCTCTCCGACGAG ATCAGCCTGGCCAGCCTGCGGCTCTTCGAGGAGCTCCTGCAGAAACCCCACGAGCACGTAACGCACAGCCTGGCCCTGAGGAACCTGGAAGCCAGGGGCTACCTACAGCGCAACCCCCCCGCGCCCGACGAGCGCGGACCCCTTGAGCCGGACCCTGAGGATGGGCT GGACCTGGAGGAGGATCCATATTTCACCGACGGATTCCCAGACGCCGGCTTTGGGATGGCGAAAATTCCTCTGCCGGCATCGGCCCCGTCGGGCAAGGGGCAAGTGAGCGAGGTGGTCAGCAG CTTCCTCTGCTTGGTCCCGGAAGAGGCGAAAACCTCCTCGTGCATGGAAGAAGGTGGCTACGACACCTACGTGCACGATGCCCTGGGCACG GTCCAGGCGTGCCGTGCCAGCGCAGCCCCATGGGggtggcccccagccccccggcccctCGACGCCTGCCACCCCGAAGGGACATTTTACGAGGGTCACTTCCTCAAGGTGCTGTTTGACCGCATGGCCCAGATCCTGGACCAG GTGATCGGGGACCTGATGCAGCGGCTGCAGCGTGTGCCCCATTTCAGGGCCAAGCTGCTCCTGGTGCGCCGGCAGCTCATGGGGCTGGTGCCCGGAGAGCA GATGGACCACACGATGCTCTTCaagggggtggtggtgctggaggaGTTCTGCAAGGAGCTGGCTGCCATCGCCCTGGTCAAGGGACCGCCGGAGGGGCCCCCCTGA
- the FHIP2B gene encoding FHF complex subunit HOOK-interacting protein 2B isoform X2, whose amino-acid sequence MLSRLGALLQQAVEMREPSLDLLEAFTEHWKGITGYYLEATDESVPARQTDIPWRLKQMLDILVYEEKQRPAGETGPCLEYLLQHKYPPGMRQQVLLFFSRVLGQVQHPLLHYLNVHRPVQKLLQLSGDHLGSGTEKEEVQFAAVLCAKIKQDPTLLTHILEGKSVLNGKRAQELPACPVEEGAEHPLGTAAAAEPSPPRRDSNLVTALVGLSKSKKSRVALKARENLLLLVGLAQEAAAACLVRSSALCQLLTEHLCDLYSAVPTCTDPADILAMERVSWRSQGDAADDGVFPGKESLAAFFGWLDYLDEVVVGAHPVVADAISEAVEERFFQGILQPQLLQMSELDVLRATAVLTGTVQQIRAPPLLHCLVLFLLGPDRHPEIPGDTPHPLRTQLINRCNHLSDEISLASLRLFEELLQKPHEHVTHSLALRNLEARGYLQRNPPAPDERGPLEPDPEDGLDLEEDPYFTDGFPDAGFGMAKIPLPASAPSGKGQVSEVVSSFLCLVPEEAKTSSCMEEGGYDTYVHDALGTVQACRASAAPWGWPPAPRPLDACHPEGTFYEGHFLKVLFDRMAQILDQPYSLNLQVTSVLSRLATFPHPHLHEYLLDPYLNLAPGCRSLFSVLVRVIGDLMQRLQRVPHFRAKLLLVRRQLMGLVPGEQMDHTMLFKGVVVLEEFCKELAAIALVKGPPEGPP is encoded by the exons atGCTGAGCCGTTTAGGCGCGTTGCTGCAGCAAGCGGTGGAGATG CGGGAGCCCAGCTTGGACCTGCTGGAAGCCTTCACCGAGCACTGGAAGGGCATCACCGGCTACTACCTGGAGGCCACGG ACGAGAGCGTCCCCGCCAGACAGACGGACATCCCTTGGCGCCTCAAGCAGATGCTGGACATCCTGGTCTACGAGGAAAAACAGCGGCCGGCCGGGGAGACGGGGCCGTGCCTCGagtacctgctgcagcacaag tacccccccgGGATGAGGCAGCAGGTCCTCCTCTTCTTCAGCCGGGTGCTGGGGCAGGTGCAGCACCCGCTCCTGCACTACCTCAACGTTCACCGGCCGGTGCAG AAATTGCTCCAGCTCAGCGGTGACCACCTGGGCTCTGGCACGGAGAAGGAGGAGGTGCAGTTCGCTGCCGTTCTCTGCGCCAAGATCAAgcaggatcccaccctgctgaCGCACATCCTGGAG ggCAAGAGTGTCCTGAATGGGAAGAGAGCCCAGGAGCTGCCAGCCTGCCCCGTGGAAGAGGGTGCGGAGCATCCCCTGGGCACCGCAGCCGCTGCTGAGCCCTCCCCGCCACGGCGGGACAGCAACCTCGTCACAGCCTTGGTGGGGCTGAGCAAGAGCAAG aaGAGCAGGGTCGCGCTGAAGGCTCGGGAAAACCTGCTCTTGCTGGTCGGGCTCGCCCAGGAGGCGgctgctgcctgcctggtgcGGAGCAGCGCCCTGTGCCAGCTGCTGACGGAGCATCTCTGTGACCTCTACAGCGCTGTGCCCACCTGCACGGACCCCGCCGACATCCTCGCCATGGAGAGGGTCAGCTGGAG GTCACAGGGTGATGCTGCCGACGACGGGGTTTTCCCAGGGAAGGAGAGCCTGGCTGCCTTCTTCGGCTGGCTGGACTACCTCGATGAGGTGGTGGTGGGCGCCCACCCG GTCGTGGCAGATGCCATCAGCGAGGCCGTGGAGGAAAGGTTTTTCCAGGGCATCCTGCAGCCGCAGCTCCTGCAGAT GTCCGAGCTCGACGTCCTCCGCGCCACGGCCGTGCTGACGGGCACTGTACAGCAGATCCGCGCCCCTCCCCTGCTCCACTGCCTCGTGCTCTTCCTGCTGGGACCAGACCGGCACCCCGAGATCCCAGGGGACACCCCTCATCCTCTGCGCACCCAACTCATCAACCGCTGCAACCACCTCTCCGACGAG ATCAGCCTGGCCAGCCTGCGGCTCTTCGAGGAGCTCCTGCAGAAACCCCACGAGCACGTAACGCACAGCCTGGCCCTGAGGAACCTGGAAGCCAGGGGCTACCTACAGCGCAACCCCCCCGCGCCCGACGAGCGCGGACCCCTTGAGCCGGACCCTGAGGATGGGCT GGACCTGGAGGAGGATCCATATTTCACCGACGGATTCCCAGACGCCGGCTTTGGGATGGCGAAAATTCCTCTGCCGGCATCGGCCCCGTCGGGCAAGGGGCAAGTGAGCGAGGTGGTCAGCAG CTTCCTCTGCTTGGTCCCGGAAGAGGCGAAAACCTCCTCGTGCATGGAAGAAGGTGGCTACGACACCTACGTGCACGATGCCCTGGGCACG GTCCAGGCGTGCCGTGCCAGCGCAGCCCCATGGGggtggcccccagccccccggcccctCGACGCCTGCCACCCCGAAGGGACATTTTACGAGGGTCACTTCCTCAAGGTGCTGTTTGACCGCATGGCCCAGATCCTGGACCAG ccctacAGCTTGAACCTGCAGGTGACCTCGGTGCTGTCCCGCCTGGCCACCTTCCCTCACCCCCACCTCCACGAGTACCTGCTGGACCCCTACCTCAACCTGGCACCCGGCTGCCGCTCACTCTTCTCTGTCCTCGTCAGG GTGATCGGGGACCTGATGCAGCGGCTGCAGCGTGTGCCCCATTTCAGGGCCAAGCTGCTCCTGGTGCGCCGGCAGCTCATGGGGCTGGTGCCCGGAGAGCA GATGGACCACACGATGCTCTTCaagggggtggtggtgctggaggaGTTCTGCAAGGAGCTGGCTGCCATCGCCCTGGTCAAGGGACCGCCGGAGGGGCCCCCCTGA
- the FHIP2B gene encoding FHF complex subunit HOOK-interacting protein 2B isoform X4, with protein sequence MLSRLGALLQQAVEMREPSLDLLEAFTEHWKGITGYYLEATDESVPARQTDIPWRLKQMLDILVYEEKQRPAGETGPCLEYLLQHKVLETLGTLGKAEYPPGMRQQVLLFFSRVLGQVQHPLLHYLNVHRPVQKLLQLSGDHLGSGTEKEEVQFAAVLCAKIKQDPTLLTHILEGKSVLNGKRAQELPACPVEEGAEHPLGTAAAAEPSPPRRDSNLVTALVGLSKSKRCAHLHGPRRHPRHGEGQLEVVADAISEAVEERFFQGILQPQLLQMSELDVLRATAVLTGTVQQIRAPPLLHCLVLFLLGPDRHPEIPGDTPHPLRTQLINRCNHLSDEISLASLRLFEELLQKPHEHVTHSLALRNLEARGYLQRNPPAPDERGPLEPDPEDGLDLEEDPYFTDGFPDAGFGMAKIPLPASAPSGKGQVSEVVSSFLCLVPEEAKTSSCMEEGGYDTYVHDALGTVQACRASAAPWGWPPAPRPLDACHPEGTFYEGHFLKVLFDRMAQILDQPYSLNLQVTSVLSRLATFPHPHLHEYLLDPYLNLAPGCRSLFSVLVRVIGDLMQRLQRVPHFRAKLLLVRRQLMGLVPGEQMDHTMLFKGVVVLEEFCKELAAIALVKGPPEGPP encoded by the exons atGCTGAGCCGTTTAGGCGCGTTGCTGCAGCAAGCGGTGGAGATG CGGGAGCCCAGCTTGGACCTGCTGGAAGCCTTCACCGAGCACTGGAAGGGCATCACCGGCTACTACCTGGAGGCCACGG ACGAGAGCGTCCCCGCCAGACAGACGGACATCCCTTGGCGCCTCAAGCAGATGCTGGACATCCTGGTCTACGAGGAAAAACAGCGGCCGGCCGGGGAGACGGGGCCGTGCCTCGagtacctgctgcagcacaaggTCCTGGAGACCCTCGGCACGCTGGGCAAGGCCGAG tacccccccgGGATGAGGCAGCAGGTCCTCCTCTTCTTCAGCCGGGTGCTGGGGCAGGTGCAGCACCCGCTCCTGCACTACCTCAACGTTCACCGGCCGGTGCAG AAATTGCTCCAGCTCAGCGGTGACCACCTGGGCTCTGGCACGGAGAAGGAGGAGGTGCAGTTCGCTGCCGTTCTCTGCGCCAAGATCAAgcaggatcccaccctgctgaCGCACATCCTGGAG ggCAAGAGTGTCCTGAATGGGAAGAGAGCCCAGGAGCTGCCAGCCTGCCCCGTGGAAGAGGGTGCGGAGCATCCCCTGGGCACCGCAGCCGCTGCTGAGCCCTCCCCGCCACGGCGGGACAGCAACCTCGTCACAGCCTTGGTGGGGCTGAGCAAGAGCAAG CGCTGTGCCCACCTGCACGGACCCCGCCGACATCCTCGCCATGGAGAGGGTCAGCTGGAG GTCGTGGCAGATGCCATCAGCGAGGCCGTGGAGGAAAGGTTTTTCCAGGGCATCCTGCAGCCGCAGCTCCTGCAGAT GTCCGAGCTCGACGTCCTCCGCGCCACGGCCGTGCTGACGGGCACTGTACAGCAGATCCGCGCCCCTCCCCTGCTCCACTGCCTCGTGCTCTTCCTGCTGGGACCAGACCGGCACCCCGAGATCCCAGGGGACACCCCTCATCCTCTGCGCACCCAACTCATCAACCGCTGCAACCACCTCTCCGACGAG ATCAGCCTGGCCAGCCTGCGGCTCTTCGAGGAGCTCCTGCAGAAACCCCACGAGCACGTAACGCACAGCCTGGCCCTGAGGAACCTGGAAGCCAGGGGCTACCTACAGCGCAACCCCCCCGCGCCCGACGAGCGCGGACCCCTTGAGCCGGACCCTGAGGATGGGCT GGACCTGGAGGAGGATCCATATTTCACCGACGGATTCCCAGACGCCGGCTTTGGGATGGCGAAAATTCCTCTGCCGGCATCGGCCCCGTCGGGCAAGGGGCAAGTGAGCGAGGTGGTCAGCAG CTTCCTCTGCTTGGTCCCGGAAGAGGCGAAAACCTCCTCGTGCATGGAAGAAGGTGGCTACGACACCTACGTGCACGATGCCCTGGGCACG GTCCAGGCGTGCCGTGCCAGCGCAGCCCCATGGGggtggcccccagccccccggcccctCGACGCCTGCCACCCCGAAGGGACATTTTACGAGGGTCACTTCCTCAAGGTGCTGTTTGACCGCATGGCCCAGATCCTGGACCAG ccctacAGCTTGAACCTGCAGGTGACCTCGGTGCTGTCCCGCCTGGCCACCTTCCCTCACCCCCACCTCCACGAGTACCTGCTGGACCCCTACCTCAACCTGGCACCCGGCTGCCGCTCACTCTTCTCTGTCCTCGTCAGG GTGATCGGGGACCTGATGCAGCGGCTGCAGCGTGTGCCCCATTTCAGGGCCAAGCTGCTCCTGGTGCGCCGGCAGCTCATGGGGCTGGTGCCCGGAGAGCA GATGGACCACACGATGCTCTTCaagggggtggtggtgctggaggaGTTCTGCAAGGAGCTGGCTGCCATCGCCCTGGTCAAGGGACCGCCGGAGGGGCCCCCCTGA